Proteins encoded in a region of the Stieleria neptunia genome:
- a CDS encoding acyl-CoA thioesterase, whose amino-acid sequence MPADTLLHYSHEFRVAYHQTDGQRRVHHSNYLNFFEDARVEMLRAGGVRYKDVEDSGRLLVVTEMNVQYHAAAEFDDWLRLDVVVTEIRKVRLRHHYDVFRDQTLIASADSTIACVGADGRPKKLPAKFLDLAAHLDQA is encoded by the coding sequence ATGCCCGCAGACACTCTCCTTCATTACTCTCATGAATTTCGTGTCGCCTACCACCAGACCGATGGCCAGCGACGCGTGCACCATTCCAATTACCTGAACTTCTTTGAAGACGCCCGGGTCGAAATGCTTCGCGCCGGCGGGGTGCGTTACAAAGATGTCGAAGATTCCGGTCGGCTGCTGGTCGTCACCGAAATGAATGTCCAATACCACGCCGCTGCCGAGTTCGATGACTGGTTGCGACTGGACGTCGTGGTGACCGAGATTCGAAAGGTCCGCTTGCGGCACCACTATGACGTCTTTCGGGACCAGACGCTGATCGCCTCGGCCGACTCGACGATCGCCTGTGTGGGCGCTGACGGCCGTCCCAAAAAACTGCCCGCGAAATTCTTGGACCTGGCCGCACATTTGGACCAGGCCTAG